DNA sequence from the Actinomycetota bacterium genome:
TACCCATGGGTACCTCGATGAGTCCGGTATTTTTGACCTTTCCGGTTAAGGCAAATATCTTCGTCCCCTTGGATTCCTTTGTGCCTATCTTCTTATACCATTCCACTCCTCGTGTAATAATCACGGGAATATTAGCAAAAGTCTCCACATTATTCAGGCAGGTGGGCTTGGCCCACAATCCCGCTTCGGTGGAGCGAGGCGGGGTTACCCTGGGCATACCTCTTTGACCCTCTATGGACATCATCAACGCCGTAGATTCACCACAAACAAAGGCACCTGCACCCCTTTTGATCTCTATGTCAAAGTTGAGACCACTCCCTAGGATGTTCTCTCCCAACAATCCAATTTCCCTTGCCTGGGAAAGAGCGATACTCACATTTTCAACGGCTAGGGGGTATTCTTCCCTCACGTAGATGAAACCTTCAGATACGTTGCCAACCGCGTAAGCGCATATTATCATGCCTTCGATCACAGAATGGGGATCACCCTCGAGAACGCTTCTATCCATAAACGCACCAGGATCGCCTTCGTCTCCATTGCAAATGACATATTTTCTATCACCTTTAGCGGCTCTCGCATATTTCCATTTCAATCCAGTGGGAAATCCTGCCCCTCCTCGTCCGCGAAGTCCCGATTCCTTTACGACTTCGATTACTTCTTCGGGAGTCGTGCTGGACAAAACCTTTGCCAGGGCTTCATAGCCTCCCGTCACAATGTAGTCCTCGATATTAGTTGGATTGATTTTCCCACAATTACGCAGGACTACGCGCATCTGCTTTTGATAAAAGGGAATTTCTCTTTGATTGCGCGCCACCTTTCCGGTAACGGTATCAGTGTATAAGAGTCTTTCTATCTCCTTGCCCCTGAGCACAGTAAAATCGATGAGCTTGGGGACATCAAAAGCATCGACTTTTTGGTGGAAAATACCCTGGGGTTCAATGGTTA
Encoded proteins:
- a CDS encoding NADH-ubiquinone oxidoreductase-F iron-sulfur binding region domain-containing protein, with translation MHKREAKKHRVKVCAGTGCRASGSIDVIRAFSKEIEKQGLEVEVIPTGCQGFCQRGPLVTIEPQGIFHQKVDAFDVPKLIDFTVLRGKEIERLLYTDTVTGKVARNQREIPFYQKQMRVVLRNCGKINPTNIEDYIVTGGYEALAKVLSSTTPEEVIEVVKESGLRGRGGAGFPTGLKWKYARAAKGDRKYVICNGDEGDPGAFMDRSVLEGDPHSVIEGMIICAYAVGNVSEGFIYVREEYPLAVENVSIALSQAREIGLLGENILGSGLNFDIEIKRGAGAFVCGESTALMMSIEGQRGMPRVTPPRSTEAGLWAKPTCLNNVETFANIPVIITRGVEWYKKIGTKESKGTKIFALTGKVKNTGLIEVPMGITVREVVFDIGGGVLGDKKFKAVQIGGPSGGCIPEEHLDVPIDFESLGEVGSMMGSGGLVVMDESDCMVEIARFFLSFTQRESCGKCPPCRIGTYEMLEILTRIVEGKGEEGDVELLERMGEEIKTTSLCGLGKTAPNPVLTTIRYFRDEYESHIRDKYCPAGVCRALGAYRILEDECLQCGLCREACAYDAIMEERDGFYIDPVYCNGCGACVVVCPIHCITFEGKRVVKA